The following proteins are co-located in the Flammeovirga kamogawensis genome:
- a CDS encoding GLPGLI family protein — translation MKLLKLIFLLFLPIFTLKAQITEKGYSTFKCFYTYQYQPFNQDTTKFQDKFLLICNDDFSIFDNYTYFLLSKALSDDFENRNLNGNSSVFSILATNTKDLQEPDANNFSVMKDYTTKEATYIYNLGYIANCTFTENYGELNWTITDQSKIIKGYNCFLATTIYGNYEIEAWFTPEVPVSDGPYLFGGLPGLIVLLNDKNNIHSFSIGEMIEDKTIMLKDKVTGRELFESVGFKKAFKNMKKKRQQLELGYDIEKVNPFLKSSSLPKLEDTSPENIKKLKLKYSLYDNLFFKFYDPKKEL, via the coding sequence ATGAAATTATTAAAACTAATATTCTTATTATTTCTACCAATTTTTACACTAAAAGCACAGATTACAGAAAAAGGCTACTCAACATTTAAATGTTTTTATACTTATCAATATCAACCTTTTAATCAAGATACTACTAAGTTTCAAGATAAATTCTTATTAATTTGTAATGATGATTTCTCTATTTTTGATAATTATACTTACTTTTTATTATCTAAAGCTTTAAGTGATGATTTTGAGAATAGAAACCTGAATGGGAATAGTTCTGTATTTTCAATATTAGCTACAAATACAAAAGATTTACAAGAACCTGATGCCAATAATTTTTCTGTTATGAAAGATTATACAACTAAAGAAGCTACATATATCTATAACTTAGGGTATATCGCCAATTGTACTTTTACAGAAAATTATGGAGAGTTAAATTGGACTATCACTGATCAATCAAAAATAATAAAAGGATACAATTGCTTTCTGGCAACAACAATTTATGGGAATTATGAAATTGAAGCATGGTTTACTCCTGAGGTACCAGTTTCTGATGGTCCTTATTTGTTTGGAGGTCTCCCTGGGTTGATAGTTTTATTGAATGATAAAAATAATATACATTCTTTTAGTATAGGTGAAATGATTGAAGACAAAACAATAATGCTGAAAGATAAAGTGACAGGTAGAGAACTTTTTGAATCAGTTGGGTTCAAGAAGGCCTTCAAAAATATGAAAAAGAAAAGACAACAATTAGAATTAGGTTATGATATTGAAAAAGTAAACCCTTTTTTAAAGTCTTCAAGTTTACCAAAATTAGAAGATACATCTCCTGAAAATATTAAAAAATTAAAATTGAAATACTCTCTTTACGACAACCTCTTTTTTAAATTTTACGATCCAAAAAAAGAACTATAA
- a CDS encoding NADH:flavin oxidoreductase/NADH oxidase family protein, with amino-acid sequence MNILNNEMVLPNGTILSNRIAKSAMSENLATKQHNPTRILIEAYKKWAQSGAGLLITGNIMIDSKATGEPRNIVVENRNNFELLQEWAKSVEGTKTQLWAQINHPGRQAMEQINSELKAPSAVPLKSGGRKDTSKKIPIALDENEILAIIEAFGNTSIILKDAGFSGVQIHGAHGYLVSQFLSPHANVRTDKWGGSLENRARFVIEVYRNIRAKVGKDFPIGIKLNSADFQKGGFSEEESMEVVKLLSKEGIDLIEISGGTYEAPVMMGKQKKSTIKREVYFMDYIQKARKITTTPLMLTGGFRTTAVMKEAIRSNQLDIIGIARPFALYPTIGHEIMNESRTNFTTDIKKTGVKAIDGAMNIIWYESQIKRLGQGKLPKPDLNPWGVFLKYFWLILEKKF; translated from the coding sequence ATGAACATATTAAATAACGAAATGGTTTTGCCAAATGGTACTATTTTAAGTAATAGAATTGCCAAATCAGCAATGAGTGAAAACTTAGCTACCAAGCAGCATAACCCAACCCGAATTCTAATAGAGGCCTATAAAAAATGGGCACAAAGTGGTGCAGGCTTGTTGATTACAGGGAATATAATGATTGACTCTAAAGCAACAGGTGAGCCAAGAAATATAGTTGTTGAGAATCGGAATAATTTTGAATTACTTCAGGAGTGGGCAAAAAGTGTGGAGGGTACTAAGACTCAGTTATGGGCTCAAATAAACCATCCAGGAAGGCAGGCTATGGAACAAATAAATAGCGAATTGAAAGCTCCTTCTGCAGTGCCTTTAAAATCAGGAGGAAGAAAAGATACATCTAAGAAAATACCTATAGCTTTAGATGAAAATGAAATTTTAGCTATTATTGAGGCATTTGGAAACACTTCTATAATTTTAAAAGATGCAGGTTTTTCTGGTGTTCAAATTCATGGAGCACACGGTTATTTGGTAAGTCAGTTTTTATCGCCACATGCAAATGTTAGAACAGATAAATGGGGTGGTAGTTTAGAAAATAGAGCCCGTTTTGTAATTGAAGTTTACAGAAACATTCGAGCAAAAGTAGGAAAAGATTTTCCGATTGGAATTAAATTGAACTCTGCTGATTTTCAAAAAGGAGGATTTTCAGAAGAAGAATCAATGGAAGTAGTCAAACTTCTTTCTAAAGAAGGAATTGATTTAATTGAAATATCAGGAGGTACTTATGAAGCTCCTGTAATGATGGGTAAACAAAAGAAAAGTACCATAAAAAGAGAAGTCTATTTTATGGATTATATTCAGAAAGCTAGAAAAATAACAACTACTCCTTTAATGTTAACAGGTGGATTTCGTACAACTGCTGTAATGAAAGAAGCAATTCGTTCTAATCAATTGGATATTATTGGAATTGCCCGCCCATTTGCTCTGTACCCTACCATTGGACATGAAATAATGAACGAAAGCCGAACAAATTTTACTACCGATATTAAAAAAACAGGAGTAAAAGCCATTGATGGGGCAATGAACATAATCTGGTATGAATCTCAAATAAAACGTTTAGGGCAGGGTAAATTACCTAAGCCTGATTTAAATCCTTGGGGAGTATTTCTTAAGTATTTTTGGTTAATCTTAGAGAAAAAGTTCTAG